One region of Vibrio cidicii genomic DNA includes:
- a CDS encoding thioredoxin domain-containing protein — MYKRFVSLLMATAAIFTLVACSDTTQPKEGAQYKTLPTSLEAFDLPAVTEVFSLTCGHCRTMEEVIPQLEEQTKQKFGKMHVTFNDSAQISAFIFYTAVMQLKQTPDHAFMQELFAAVQMGPDVAGIEKQQALEKAFEKRHLISPYQLEKEQQQAMFALFQQADAASQAAQINAVPTFIVKGKYQVLTGGHKSTDEIAQTITYLLNQP; from the coding sequence ATGTATAAACGATTCGTTTCACTGCTGATGGCCACAGCCGCCATCTTCACTCTTGTTGCCTGTAGCGACACCACACAGCCCAAAGAAGGCGCGCAATATAAAACTTTGCCCACCTCTCTTGAGGCTTTTGATCTGCCTGCGGTTACCGAAGTTTTTTCCCTGACTTGTGGCCACTGCCGAACCATGGAAGAGGTGATTCCTCAACTGGAAGAGCAGACCAAGCAAAAATTTGGCAAGATGCACGTTACGTTTAATGACAGCGCACAAATCAGCGCATTTATTTTTTATACCGCAGTGATGCAGCTAAAACAGACGCCAGATCACGCCTTCATGCAAGAGCTGTTTGCGGCTGTACAAATGGGCCCTGATGTGGCGGGCATAGAGAAACAACAAGCGCTTGAAAAAGCGTTTGAGAAACGTCACCTCATCAGCCCATATCAGTTGGAAAAAGAGCAGCAGCAAGCGATGTTTGCCTTGTTTCAGCAAGCGGATGCGGCATCTCAAGCAGCACAAATTAACGCGGTACCCACTTTTATCGTTAAAGGCAAATATCAAGTCTTGACTGGTGGTCATAAAAGTACAGATGAGATCGCCCAAACCATCACTTATCTACTTAATCAACCTTAA
- a CDS encoding FKBP-type peptidyl-prolyl cis-trans isomerase, giving the protein MSKFVFPIIIFLLAAFFIYRTWTSHKASEANFAIGQAFLEENGKKEGVITTESGLQYQVLEKGHGDKHPSASSRVKVHYHGTLIDGSVFDSSVQRGEPISFGLNQVIKGWQEGLQYMVEGEKVRLFIPSSLGYGKSGSGPIPPASVLIFDVELIEIQ; this is encoded by the coding sequence GTGTCTAAATTCGTTTTCCCTATTATTATTTTTCTGCTCGCGGCTTTTTTTATCTACCGTACTTGGACAAGCCACAAAGCGTCTGAGGCCAACTTTGCTATCGGCCAAGCCTTTCTAGAAGAAAACGGCAAAAAGGAAGGGGTAATCACCACAGAGAGCGGCTTGCAGTATCAGGTGCTGGAAAAAGGCCATGGTGATAAACACCCAAGCGCATCAAGCAGAGTGAAAGTCCATTATCATGGCACTTTAATTGATGGCAGCGTGTTTGACAGCTCCGTTCAGCGCGGTGAGCCCATTAGCTTTGGCCTGAATCAAGTGATTAAAGGCTGGCAAGAGGGCCTGCAATATATGGTTGAAGGTGAGAAAGTAAGGCTGTTTATCCCAAGCTCACTCGGCTATGGCAAAAGCGGTTCTGGCCCGATCCCACCAGCTAGCGTACTTATTTTTGACGTCGAACTGATTGAAATTCAGTAA
- a CDS encoding beta-phosphoglucomutase family hydrolase — protein sequence MNKNDYSRYEGLIFDMDGTLIDTMPAHLEAWRQTAEFFDFPFEREWLHGLGGMPSFKIASELNRRFGLQLIPSEVSAFKMDAFVSLKNYGDIIDVTHRVVQAFLGKKKLAVGTGSQRQSAERLLKNSGLRSCFDVVVTASDVTRHKPEPETFLRAAELLGLSAQQCAVFEDTKLGLQAAHAAGMDCFMVEGEALVFYPVAAPLIDR from the coding sequence ATGAACAAAAATGACTATTCACGCTATGAAGGTTTGATCTTCGATATGGACGGAACCCTGATCGATACCATGCCCGCACATTTAGAAGCTTGGCGGCAAACGGCTGAATTTTTTGACTTTCCTTTTGAGAGGGAGTGGCTGCATGGGCTGGGTGGTATGCCGAGCTTTAAAATCGCCAGCGAACTCAACCGCCGCTTTGGCCTGCAACTTATTCCCAGTGAAGTGTCTGCGTTTAAGATGGATGCTTTTGTCTCACTGAAAAATTATGGCGATATCATTGATGTCACTCATCGTGTGGTACAAGCTTTCCTCGGCAAGAAAAAACTGGCGGTTGGGACGGGCAGCCAGCGCCAGAGCGCCGAACGTCTGTTAAAAAACAGTGGGCTGCGCAGCTGTTTTGATGTGGTGGTGACTGCGAGTGATGTCACGCGACACAAACCAGAACCGGAAACTTTCTTGCGCGCCGCAGAGCTTTTAGGACTTAGTGCGCAACAGTGTGCCGTGTTTGAAGATACCAAACTTGGATTGCAGGCAGCACATGCAGCGGGTATGGACTGCTTTATGGTTGAAGGTGAGGCGTTGGTATTCTATCCGGTGGCCGCACCACTAATTGATCGTTAG
- the arfB gene encoding alternative ribosome rescue aminoacyl-tRNA hydrolase ArfB, with protein MQELKISHSVVLASHEWEIIPIRAQGCGGQNVNKVSSAVHLRFDIKQSTLPDFHKQCLLNLGDSRINKEGVLVLKAQQHRSFEKNRLDAVERLAQIIRNAIKKDKKRVATKPTKGSVKRRLEQKTHQGAKKGLRGKITF; from the coding sequence TTGCAGGAGTTAAAAATCTCTCACTCGGTTGTTCTTGCCAGCCACGAATGGGAAATAATACCTATTCGGGCACAAGGTTGCGGTGGGCAGAACGTGAATAAGGTATCGAGTGCGGTTCATTTGCGTTTCGATATTAAACAATCGACCCTACCAGATTTCCATAAGCAATGCTTATTAAATCTCGGAGACAGTCGCATCAATAAAGAGGGCGTTCTGGTGTTAAAAGCTCAGCAACACCGCAGTTTTGAAAAGAATCGGCTTGATGCTGTGGAGCGCTTGGCACAAATCATTCGCAATGCGATAAAAAAAGATAAGAAAAGAGTGGCAACAAAACCAACCAAAGGGTCGGTTAAAAGGCGACTTGAACAAAAAACACACCAAGGAGCCAAAAAAGGCCTAAGAGGAAAAATTACCTTTTAA
- a CDS encoding methyl-accepting chemotaxis protein, with product MTIKQKLYSLGVVAIVGIVALLFSTSHFVSKSEQLQQAIKLVADLEIRLLNLRRNEKDFLLRSDVKYLSTFDKNVDIFLSTEKQLAAILTSNQLPSSTQLRQDLLTYQKGFQTLVAAYQTLGLNEQQGLLGNYLQELKRAKDASSAEQVLRLMEFNQNVLQGEVKKELLSGIESSTLLSRATQVANQHVAIGVQYNKGLLGEVRNLSHTVEEQFKTFANALNEAYNEQTQQMDLIKQSVTALVLLLLVGIIWQISRSINHQVQVLSDTIHRICETNNVGLRCQMKGNDELVEIGNYFNTLLEKIEQLIFHSQEKSTQLTSSTNSMHDELEGVIEQFHVQADHTSTMTISVQEMVSTISEISESTSVAVEGVQQAAKNAEAGRNVVVSTVKNVDQLTSILANSQTSIHSLNDHVDKIGGAVVIIQGIAEQTNLLALNAAIEAARAGEQGRGFAVVADEVRALASRTHQSTEEITKVVAAIQSQMAKVVSDIEQCNQQGQETLHASEQLDASLARIITDMSNIQANSERIASAIEEQGIVMGQVSDSIAELNTISENNMHSAQECLAEVNTVSSQAKDMDKAVAQFKTRNR from the coding sequence ATGACTATCAAGCAGAAGCTCTACTCTTTGGGGGTTGTTGCTATTGTGGGGATTGTTGCCCTACTGTTTTCAACCTCTCACTTTGTTTCTAAATCGGAACAACTTCAGCAAGCCATCAAGCTCGTCGCGGATTTGGAAATTCGACTGCTTAACCTTCGTCGTAACGAAAAGGATTTTTTACTTCGCAGTGACGTTAAATACTTGTCTACTTTTGATAAAAACGTTGATATTTTTCTTTCAACGGAAAAACAGCTCGCCGCCATTCTCACTAGCAACCAATTGCCATCAAGCACTCAGTTGCGACAAGATTTACTCACCTACCAAAAAGGCTTTCAAACCTTGGTCGCCGCGTATCAAACTCTGGGGTTGAACGAGCAGCAAGGATTATTAGGCAATTATCTGCAAGAGCTCAAGCGAGCAAAAGACGCATCTAGCGCAGAACAAGTTTTACGCTTGATGGAGTTCAATCAAAATGTATTGCAAGGTGAAGTGAAAAAAGAACTCCTCAGCGGCATAGAAAGCAGCACCCTGCTTAGCCGCGCCACGCAAGTGGCCAATCAGCATGTTGCTATTGGCGTACAGTACAACAAGGGGCTGTTAGGGGAAGTGCGTAATCTCTCCCACACTGTAGAAGAGCAGTTCAAAACATTTGCCAATGCTCTCAACGAAGCGTACAACGAGCAAACCCAGCAAATGGACCTTATTAAGCAATCTGTCACCGCTCTCGTCCTCTTACTTCTAGTGGGGATTATTTGGCAGATTTCCCGCTCAATCAATCATCAAGTTCAAGTGCTGTCTGATACGATTCACCGAATCTGTGAAACCAACAACGTAGGTTTACGCTGCCAGATGAAAGGCAATGACGAATTGGTTGAAATCGGCAATTATTTCAATACCTTGCTAGAGAAAATTGAGCAGCTCATTTTTCACTCTCAGGAGAAATCGACCCAGCTCACTTCCAGCACCAACAGTATGCACGATGAACTGGAGGGCGTGATTGAGCAGTTCCATGTTCAGGCGGATCACACCTCCACCATGACCATCTCTGTTCAGGAAATGGTGTCCACCATCAGCGAGATCTCGGAAAGCACTTCTGTGGCGGTTGAAGGGGTGCAACAAGCAGCGAAAAACGCCGAAGCTGGGCGTAACGTGGTGGTATCGACAGTGAAGAACGTCGATCAACTGACCAGCATTTTAGCCAATAGCCAAACATCTATTCACTCCCTCAACGACCACGTGGACAAAATCGGCGGCGCAGTGGTCATCATCCAAGGGATCGCAGAGCAGACCAATCTACTGGCCCTTAACGCAGCGATTGAAGCAGCGCGTGCAGGTGAGCAAGGCCGAGGCTTTGCCGTGGTTGCCGATGAGGTTCGCGCCCTCGCCAGCCGCACTCACCAGTCAACCGAAGAGATCACCAAAGTGGTGGCGGCCATTCAGTCGCAAATGGCGAAGGTTGTCAGTGATATTGAGCAGTGCAATCAGCAAGGCCAAGAGACGTTACATGCCTCTGAGCAGTTAGATGCCAGTTTGGCGCGCATTATTACCGACATGTCGAATATTCAAGCGAACTCAGAACGTATCGCTTCAGCCATTGAAGAACAGGGTATTGTGATGGGACAAGTGAGCGATTCGATTGCCGAGCTCAACACCATTTCTGAAAACAACATGCACTCAGCCCAAGAGTGTTTGGCAGAGGTGAACACGGTCTCTTCTCAAGCCAAGGACATGGATAAAGCGGTTGCGCAGTTTAAGACGCGCAATCGCTGA
- a CDS encoding cytidine/deoxycytidylate deaminase family protein, producing the protein MISKWAKRFYQMAELVASWSKDPSTQVGAVITKQNRIVSVGFNGYPHGVSDSVDTDERELKYLKTLHAEENAILFSKRDLDGCDIWVTHFPCPNCAAKIIQTGIARVHCPEQSADFLSRWGDKIQVSQDMFNQAGVEVDWLPLADLNSDDVR; encoded by the coding sequence ATGATATCTAAATGGGCTAAGCGTTTTTATCAAATGGCAGAACTGGTGGCGTCTTGGAGTAAAGATCCCTCCACGCAGGTCGGCGCGGTGATTACCAAACAAAATCGTATTGTCTCAGTGGGTTTTAATGGTTATCCACATGGTGTTTCCGACAGCGTCGACACTGATGAACGAGAGCTGAAATATCTCAAAACCTTACACGCCGAAGAGAACGCTATTTTGTTTTCGAAACGAGATCTCGATGGTTGTGATATTTGGGTGACGCATTTTCCTTGCCCAAACTGTGCGGCGAAAATCATCCAAACAGGGATTGCGCGAGTACATTGCCCTGAGCAATCCGCCGATTTTCTCTCTCGCTGGGGAGATAAGATCCAAGTCAGCCAAGATATGTTTAATCAAGCGGGGGTTGAAGTGGACTGGTTACCGCTGGCCGACCTAAACAGCGATGACGTTCGCTAA
- the pepT gene encoding peptidase T, which produces MKHLVQRFIRYVTFDTQSNAKKKCCPSTPGQLKFAQHLKQELIELGLSDVHLDDNGYLMAKLLSNVSYPVPAIGFIAHMDTAPDASGKHVKPQIIEDYQGGDIALGIGDEVLSPVQYPDLHSLHGHNLIATDGTTLLGADNKAGIAEIISAIELLMENPHIPHGDICIGFTPDEEIGRGADHFDVTRFGAEWAYTVDGGPQGELEYENFNASSADVIFHGVSVHPGTAKGKMVNAMTLASRFHCMMPEEETPEGTEGYQGFYHLKSAEMGVARSELGYILRDFSREGIQQRKAFMQKRVDEMNAQLKHGSVEICFTDSYFNMREKVEPFPHIIDIAKQAMEQCDVEPVIKPIRGGTDGARLSFMGLPCPNLFTGGYNFHGIHEFISIEQMEKSVEVIVKIAEMTAKRYA; this is translated from the coding sequence ATGAAACATCTAGTACAAAGATTTATTCGCTACGTGACGTTTGACACTCAGTCGAATGCCAAGAAAAAATGCTGCCCAAGTACGCCGGGGCAGTTGAAATTTGCCCAGCACTTAAAGCAAGAGCTCATCGAACTCGGCTTGAGTGACGTACACCTTGATGACAATGGATATTTGATGGCAAAACTGCTGTCCAACGTGAGCTATCCTGTGCCTGCCATCGGATTCATTGCCCATATGGATACCGCGCCGGATGCATCTGGCAAACACGTTAAGCCACAAATTATCGAAGATTATCAAGGTGGCGATATTGCACTTGGTATCGGCGACGAGGTGCTTTCACCGGTCCAATATCCCGATTTGCACTCACTGCATGGCCACAACCTGATTGCAACCGATGGCACCACGCTACTAGGCGCAGACAATAAAGCTGGAATCGCAGAGATTATATCTGCCATTGAGCTTCTTATGGAAAACCCGCACATCCCACACGGCGATATCTGCATTGGTTTTACTCCGGATGAAGAGATTGGCCGTGGCGCAGACCATTTTGACGTGACCCGTTTTGGCGCTGAGTGGGCGTATACGGTTGATGGTGGCCCGCAAGGTGAGTTGGAGTACGAGAACTTCAATGCGTCCAGTGCTGACGTTATTTTCCATGGCGTCAGTGTTCATCCGGGAACCGCCAAGGGCAAAATGGTCAACGCGATGACGTTGGCGAGCCGTTTTCACTGCATGATGCCAGAAGAAGAGACCCCTGAAGGCACTGAAGGGTATCAAGGTTTTTATCATTTGAAATCGGCGGAGATGGGTGTTGCGCGTTCGGAACTGGGCTATATCCTACGAGATTTTTCACGCGAGGGCATACAACAGCGCAAAGCTTTTATGCAGAAACGGGTCGATGAAATGAACGCGCAATTGAAACACGGTTCGGTGGAGATCTGTTTTACCGATAGTTACTTCAATATGAGGGAAAAAGTCGAGCCTTTCCCCCACATTATTGACATTGCCAAACAAGCGATGGAGCAGTGTGATGTTGAGCCAGTGATTAAGCCGATTCGCGGTGGAACTGACGGCGCGAGATTATCCTTTATGGGACTTCCTTGCCCGAACTTATTTACCGGCGGATATAACTTCCACGGCATTCATGAATTTATTTCTATCGAGCAGATGGAAAAATCCGTCGAAGTGATCGTGAAAATTGCAGAGATGACCGCCAAACGCTACGCCTAA
- a CDS encoding DUF6279 family lipoprotein yields the protein MLSRIYVRMTTSGRFILGLLGMLLLLTGCSNKMVYNHLDWVVMEYIDDYVTLTDEQEELVEERLDVLLQWHRESELPIYLSQLQLLSTLTETQLSKPFLAAQREALTQHRYRIAQKLAPDLYALALSLSQAQQDELLKNMAKAHRKRDEKYADLNEKEIRERYQEFFIEGVEEWLGELTPAQQALIKQWSQEVTITTADWRAYRAALRQAVEELFKHKQDPHYFQQHLTRLLLDPESYHGDAFKQKLQSNVDLADGYILQLARSMNAAQWRHFHREISDWQELASELHAQVIANR from the coding sequence ATGTTGTCACGCATCTATGTTCGGATGACGACGAGTGGGCGTTTTATCCTAGGACTACTTGGCATGCTGTTGCTGCTGACAGGATGCTCGAACAAAATGGTGTATAACCACCTCGATTGGGTGGTGATGGAGTACATCGATGACTATGTAACGTTGACGGATGAGCAAGAAGAGCTAGTGGAAGAGCGCTTGGATGTGCTGCTGCAATGGCACCGAGAAAGCGAATTGCCTATCTATCTATCCCAGTTGCAATTGCTGTCCACCTTGACTGAAACTCAGCTCTCAAAACCCTTTCTCGCCGCGCAAAGAGAAGCACTCACACAGCACCGCTATCGCATCGCACAAAAACTGGCTCCTGATCTTTACGCTCTGGCACTATCACTAAGTCAGGCGCAGCAAGATGAGCTTTTGAAAAATATGGCAAAGGCTCATCGAAAACGTGATGAGAAATATGCGGATTTAAACGAGAAAGAGATCCGAGAACGTTATCAAGAGTTTTTTATCGAAGGTGTGGAAGAGTGGTTAGGAGAGCTCACGCCTGCGCAACAAGCGCTGATAAAACAGTGGTCGCAAGAAGTCACCATTACGACAGCCGATTGGCGCGCATATCGGGCAGCCTTACGTCAAGCGGTCGAAGAGCTATTTAAACACAAGCAAGATCCACACTATTTCCAGCAGCACCTGACTCGTTTGCTGCTTGACCCCGAAAGCTACCATGGAGATGCATTTAAGCAAAAGTTGCAGTCGAACGTCGATCTAGCGGACGGATACATTCTGCAACTTGCGCGTTCCATGAACGCGGCTCAATGGCGTCATTTTCATCGCGAGATTAGCGATTGGCAGGAGCTTGCCAGCGAACTGCACGCGCAGGTAATAGCAAACAGATAG
- a CDS encoding aldo/keto reductase family oxidoreductase, whose product MVAKVVIAPQGPEFSELIQGYWRLGEWNMTPQQRLTFLKQHIEMGVTTVDHADIYGQYECERLFGEALALDKSVRRDIQIVSKCDINLCGEKNPLRKVNHYDTSAAHIYQSVNNSLERLGVDELDVLLIHRPDALMEADEVAEAFNELHKVGKVKHFGVSNFSPRQFDLLQSRLSKPLVTNQVEINPLNFDVVHDGTLDQMQTLRTRPMAWSCLGGGALFHGDSDQALRVRNELHSIKEELGAGSIDEVVYAWVRRLPSKPLPIIGSGKIERVQSAVNALKLELSREQWYRVWVASKGHGVP is encoded by the coding sequence ATGGTGGCAAAAGTAGTGATTGCACCTCAAGGGCCTGAGTTTTCAGAGCTGATCCAAGGATACTGGCGTTTGGGCGAGTGGAACATGACCCCTCAGCAGCGCTTAACTTTCCTCAAGCAGCATATTGAAATGGGCGTGACGACGGTTGATCACGCCGACATTTATGGTCAGTACGAGTGTGAACGCCTGTTTGGCGAAGCGCTGGCGTTAGATAAGAGCGTACGCCGCGACATCCAAATTGTGAGCAAGTGCGATATCAACTTATGTGGAGAGAAAAACCCACTTCGTAAAGTCAACCATTATGACACCAGTGCGGCGCACATCTATCAATCGGTGAATAATTCGCTAGAGAGATTAGGTGTGGATGAGCTGGATGTCTTGCTTATTCATCGTCCTGATGCCTTGATGGAGGCCGACGAAGTCGCTGAGGCATTTAACGAACTGCACAAAGTGGGCAAAGTGAAACACTTTGGCGTGTCAAACTTTTCGCCACGTCAGTTTGATCTTTTGCAGTCGCGTTTGAGTAAACCTCTAGTGACCAACCAAGTAGAGATTAACCCGCTCAATTTTGACGTGGTTCACGATGGTACGCTTGATCAAATGCAGACGCTCCGCACAAGACCGATGGCTTGGTCATGCTTGGGTGGTGGCGCTCTGTTTCATGGTGACAGTGACCAGGCGCTAAGAGTACGCAACGAGTTACATTCAATCAAAGAAGAGCTTGGGGCGGGTAGTATCGACGAAGTGGTTTACGCTTGGGTGAGACGTTTACCCTCAAAACCACTACCTATCATTGGTTCAGGTAAAATCGAACGGGTGCAGAGTGCGGTGAATGCACTCAAGTTGGAACTGAGTCGCGAGCAATGGTATCGCGTTTGGGTCGCCTCAAAAGGCCACGGTGTGCCTTAG
- a CDS encoding helix-turn-helix transcriptional regulator produces MSFAQRLNTLVGEESISGFARRVGLSEALIRKYLNGSEPSLSKANQIAVRANCSLEWLATGCGYLYRQAEVVDAPAYRMAYQHVTGRHLTDEEMAAHQSIVAGYQYLRAHKKADGYLDKEAMVAFLARSAKELSDE; encoded by the coding sequence ATGAGTTTTGCGCAGCGTTTAAACACCTTAGTTGGTGAAGAGAGCATCAGTGGTTTTGCCCGTCGTGTTGGCCTTTCAGAAGCGTTGATCCGTAAGTATCTCAATGGTAGCGAGCCAAGCCTCTCCAAAGCCAATCAAATTGCCGTTCGGGCAAACTGCTCTTTGGAATGGCTGGCCACAGGCTGTGGTTATTTGTACCGCCAAGCCGAGGTCGTGGACGCCCCCGCTTATCGCATGGCCTATCAACACGTGACCGGACGACATTTGACAGACGAGGAAATGGCAGCGCATCAAAGTATTGTCGCCGGCTACCAATATCTTCGTGCACACAAAAAAGCGGATGGGTACTTGGACAAAGAGGCGATGGTCGCCTTTCTTGCTCGCTCGGCGAAAGAGTTAAGCGACGAGTGA
- the clcA gene encoding H(+)/Cl(-) exchange transporter ClcA — MTKRERIVQSVLVRVPKDAINQFLSRGSTPISVLFLSALVGIVAGLVGTYFEIAVHFVSETRTEWLRDEIGHVLPLWLAAILISAALAFVGYFLVHRFAPEAAGSGIPEIEGAMDNIRPVRWWRVLPVKFFGGMGALGSGMVLGREGPTVQMGGAVGRMVTDIFRVKDDDTRHSLLASGAAGGLAAAFNAPLAGIMFVVEEMRPQFRYSLISIRAVIISAVMANIVFRTINGQSAVITMPQYQPPELQALWLFLLLGGLFGVFGVLFNKLVTVAQDTFVAIHKNDRKRYLLTGTCLGGIFGLLLLYIPELTGGGIHLIPEITTGNYSISVLVWLFVGRIATTLICFGSGAPGGIFAPMLALGTLFGYAFGATAKLLLPDLPIEPGMFAIAGMGALFAATVRAPITGILLVIEMTNNYYLILPLIITSLGAVICAQACGGKPIYSQLLHRTIKNEKLRQQDLPEQPAA; from the coding sequence ATGACCAAACGTGAGAGAATAGTGCAATCTGTGTTAGTGCGAGTCCCTAAAGATGCCATTAACCAGTTTCTCTCTCGAGGTTCTACACCGATTTCTGTGCTTTTTCTTTCGGCGTTGGTCGGCATTGTTGCTGGTTTAGTCGGCACCTACTTTGAGATTGCGGTGCACTTCGTTTCCGAAACTCGTACCGAGTGGCTGCGCGACGAAATTGGCCACGTACTGCCACTGTGGTTAGCTGCGATTCTGATTAGTGCCGCACTCGCCTTTGTCGGGTATTTTCTGGTCCACCGTTTCGCCCCGGAAGCCGCTGGCTCCGGCATTCCCGAAATCGAAGGGGCAATGGATAACATTCGTCCGGTACGCTGGTGGCGAGTTTTGCCCGTGAAATTTTTTGGCGGTATGGGCGCGCTGGGCTCTGGCATGGTGCTTGGCCGCGAAGGTCCGACAGTGCAGATGGGTGGCGCGGTTGGTCGTATGGTCACCGATATTTTCCGCGTCAAAGATGACGATACTCGCCACTCTCTACTCGCATCCGGTGCCGCGGGCGGTTTAGCGGCGGCATTCAACGCCCCTCTCGCGGGAATCATGTTTGTCGTGGAAGAGATGCGCCCGCAATTTCGTTACTCATTGATCTCCATTCGCGCGGTGATCATCTCCGCCGTAATGGCGAATATTGTTTTTCGCACTATTAATGGACAAAGCGCGGTCATTACCATGCCACAATATCAGCCGCCTGAACTGCAAGCGCTGTGGTTGTTTCTTCTGCTCGGCGGGTTATTTGGTGTGTTTGGCGTGCTGTTCAACAAGCTGGTTACCGTCGCGCAAGATACGTTTGTCGCCATTCATAAGAATGACCGTAAACGCTATCTGCTCACGGGTACCTGCCTTGGCGGAATATTTGGTCTGTTACTGCTCTACATTCCGGAATTAACTGGTGGCGGCATTCATCTGATCCCTGAAATCACCACTGGCAACTACAGCATCTCTGTCTTGGTGTGGCTGTTTGTCGGGCGTATTGCCACTACCTTAATCTGCTTCGGCTCTGGTGCACCTGGTGGTATTTTTGCCCCAATGCTCGCACTTGGCACCTTGTTTGGTTACGCCTTCGGCGCGACGGCGAAACTGCTACTGCCAGATTTGCCGATTGAACCCGGTATGTTCGCCATCGCGGGCATGGGCGCTCTGTTTGCTGCAACTGTACGTGCTCCCATCACCGGAATTTTGCTGGTGATCGAGATGACCAACAACTACTACCTGATTCTACCGCTGATTATCACCAGCCTTGGCGCCGTGATCTGCGCGCAGGCGTGTGGCGGTAAACCGATTTACAGCCAACTTTTGCATCGTACGATCAAAAACGAAAAGCTTCGCCAGCAAGATCTGCCCGAACAACCCGCGGCGTAA
- a CDS encoding TDT family transporter, with translation MELSLNWKRLVQVQSVPPSQAALALGMIGLGQAWALYLPQIGVPIRPFLATLGALLLLPVLVRYATSARTFLNDIRHPLSGSLMAPMSMALLILCDYLAVVSPTVAYPLWFMAILLHFTMMVLFFSFQIMNFKMSNIVPSWFLYPVGLISGSLAGSQFGHNVFSETLALVCIGIYFFLLPLVLYRLVFFGSLPKRARPTLAIMAAPVNLSLAAYLVNFKQPDPILTGALAGIAITMTLLIYLCYIRLLRLKFQPSIAAVTFPSVISAIAMHRLTQFFAESHPHWHWLHNFGFFELSIATLLVVWVSVGYFKMYWPEIAATNPQQ, from the coding sequence ATGGAGTTATCGTTGAACTGGAAAAGACTTGTTCAAGTGCAAAGCGTTCCCCCGTCACAAGCGGCCCTTGCACTAGGCATGATTGGTTTAGGACAGGCGTGGGCTTTGTATCTCCCGCAGATTGGCGTTCCGATTCGCCCATTTTTAGCCACTCTCGGCGCATTGTTGCTTTTGCCTGTGTTAGTTCGTTATGCCACCAGCGCAAGAACGTTTCTCAACGATATCCGTCACCCGCTGAGTGGCAGTTTGATGGCGCCGATGAGCATGGCGCTTTTGATATTGTGTGACTATCTGGCAGTGGTTTCGCCAACGGTTGCTTATCCTTTGTGGTTTATGGCTATTTTGCTGCATTTCACCATGATGGTGCTGTTTTTCAGCTTCCAGATCATGAACTTTAAAATGTCCAATATCGTGCCGAGTTGGTTTTTGTATCCGGTGGGGCTCATTAGTGGTTCGCTGGCGGGGTCACAATTTGGCCACAACGTTTTTTCCGAAACCTTGGCGCTGGTTTGCATCGGCATTTATTTCTTCTTACTGCCGTTAGTGCTCTATCGCTTGGTGTTTTTCGGTTCTTTGCCCAAAAGAGCAAGGCCTACACTCGCCATCATGGCGGCTCCAGTGAACTTGTCACTGGCCGCTTATTTGGTCAATTTCAAACAGCCTGATCCCATTTTAACCGGCGCTCTGGCTGGCATCGCTATCACCATGACCTTGCTGATTTATCTCTGTTACATTCGTCTGCTGCGTCTTAAATTCCAGCCATCAATTGCCGCCGTCACCTTCCCTTCGGTGATCAGTGCCATCGCCATGCATCGACTGACACAATTTTTTGCCGAATCCCACCCCCATTGGCACTGGTTGCACAATTTCGGCTTTTTTGAACTAAGCATCGCGACTTTGTTGGTTGTTTGGGTTTCGGTGGGTTACTTCAAAATGTACTGGCCAGAGATCGCGGCAACGAATCCCCAACAATAG